One segment of Drosophila mauritiana strain mau12 chromosome 3R, ASM438214v1, whole genome shotgun sequence DNA contains the following:
- the LOC117142728 gene encoding zinc finger protein 449 isoform X1, which yields MEIRLNMMTLCRTCLQDGEAHMVSIFQTADDRLSGGVSLCDKIESLSGIQIRATEKEVLPTRICLRCKAFLTLAHKFRQICQRSNEFLREYVVKDAVEQVVVKEVVQRVGPSTPPRIETEQLESPEDEVLEEGVWSTDDPIEETPPEPAEKERPTVLTVQMLPAPYPASVPEPAPAPAGTAKLHVCEICGNGYPRKSTLDTHMRRHNDERPYECEICHKSFHVNYQLKRHIRQHTGAKPYTCQYCQRNFADRTSLVKHERTHRNERPYACKTCGKKFTYASVLKMHYKTHTGEKPHICQLCNKSFARIHNLVAHLQTQQHLNDPRLTGYLSTFKVGITVANA from the exons ATGGAGATACGATTGAACATGATGACCCTGTGTAGGACTTGCCTGCAGGATGGCGAAGCCCACATGGTGTCCATTTTCCAGACGGCGGACGATAGGCTGTCCGGTGGCGTATCCCTTTGCGACAAAATCGAAAGTTTGAGTGGAATTCAG ATAAGGGCAACGGAGAAGGAAGTGCTGCCCACCAGAATCTGCCTCAGATGCAAGGCATTTCTAACGCTGGCCCACAAATTCCGACAGATTTGCCAGCGCTCCAATGAATTTCTCAGAGAATACGTGGTAAAGGATGCAGTCGAGCAAGTGGTGGTCAAGGAGGTGGTGCAACGAGTGGGTCCTTCAACTCCGCCACGAATCGAGACTGAGCAGCTTGAATCACCAGAGGATGAGGTACTTGAAGAGGGAGTTTGGTCTACGGATGATCCCATTGAGGAAACGCCACCCGAACCGGCGGAAAAGGAAAGGCCCACAGTTCTAACGGTGCAAATGCTTCCTGCTCCCTATCCTGCTTCTGTCCCTGaacctgctcctgctcctgccggCACTGCTAAATTACATGTGTGCGAGATCTGCGGCAATGGATATCCCAGGAAGAGCACGCTGGACACCCACATGCGAAGACACAACGATGAGCGGCCTTACGAGTGCGA GATCTGCCACAAGAGCTTCCACGTCAACTACCAGTTGAAGCGCCACATCCGCCAGCACACGGGAGCTAAACCATATACCTGCCAATACTGCCAACGCAACTTCGCAGATCGCACTTCCCTCGTTAAGCATGAAAG AACCCACCGAAATGAGCGTCCTTATGCTTGCAAGACCTGCGGAAAGAAGTTCACATACGCCAGTGTCCTTAAAATGCACTACAAGACGCACACAGGCGAGAAACCCCACAT ATGCCAACTCTGCAACAAAAGCTTCGCTCGCATTCACAATCTCGTGGCGCATCTGCAAACCCAACAGCATCTAAATGATCCACGACTGACTGGCTATCTAAGTACCTTCAAAGTGGGGATTACTGTAGCCAATGCTTAA
- the LOC117143954 gene encoding endoribonuclease ZC3H12A → MRINMDCEVQEQHKQQQQQQQVHQQQQQHGSSNKLPVRKQESCSDDDESQSPSRTTERQNLEFAKKLGYSEQSIHSALTRLGSEAKQNELLAELIKLTADAPRPAHIGGSPSAVTSTLSSPTGVNNSSGLRHIVIDGSNVALSHGNNLVFSCRGIRICVDWFRQRGHRDITAFVPNWRKEMANNNIADQELLYELEHERYLVFTPSRHLDGKRVSCYDDRFILKLAVETDGIVVSNDNYRDLILESNEFRRVVQERLLMYSFVNDIFMPPDDPLGRSGPNLDLFLCSQTQQKMADAQQLCPYGKKCTYGQKCKFRHHNQTPLLQRLPLQASHSAPLHTNGGQQMISPGGNNNNVKINSLISREPLGRTKSNTIEQVCQGFSAQMDLSEGSVESSQPNRHKKLQRQQPPPAYRLLVPTYSAPLQQQQHQAQPQHQQSNSSTNYPHQYLTRTPSAPVTDQGLGLPLPAHNFAHLSASDSRINEELHASQQLPREEQRRLLRYHLGSLFPPHQVHAVLQLYPEETDAKTICAAILNLFPHN, encoded by the coding sequence ATGCGCATCAATATGGATTGCGAAGTGCAGGAGCAAcacaaacagcagcaacaacaacagcaggtacaccagcaacagcaacaacacggcagcagcaacaagttgCCAGTGAGAAAGCAGGAAAGCTGCTCCGACGACGATGAGAGCCAGAGTCCCAGCCGCACGACGGAGCGCCAGAACCTGGAGTTTGCCAAGAAGCTGGGCTATAGCGAACAGTCCATCCATTCAGCGCTGACGCGCCTCGGCTCGGAAGCCAAGCAGAACGAGCTTCTGGCGGAGCTGATCAAGCTGACGGCCGATGCACCGCGGCCCGCCCACATCGGCGGCAGTCCATCTGCCGTGACCAGCACTCTGTCCTCCCCGACCGGCGTTAACAATAGCTCTGGCTTGCGACACATCGTAATCGACGGCAGTAATGTGGCGCTTTCGCACGGCAACAACCTGGTATTCTCCTGTCGTGGCATTCGCATCTGTGTGGACTGGTTCCGTCAGCGTGGCCATCGCGACATCACCGCTTTCGTGCCCAACTGGCGCAAGGAGATGGCGAACAACAACATAGCCGACCAGGAGCTGCTCTACGAGCTGGAGCACGAAAGATACCTGGTGTTCACGCCATCGCGACATCTGGATGGAAAGCGTGTGTCCTGCTACGATGATCGCTTCATACTCAAGCTGGCAGTGGAAACCGACGGCATTGTGGTGTCCAACGACAACTACAGGGATCTGATCCTGGAGAGCAACGAGTTCAGGCGCGTGGTGCAGGAGCGCCTGTTGATGTACTCGTTCGTAAATGACATCTTCATGCCACCCGACGATCCGCTGGGCAGATCGGGTCCAAATCTGGACCTCTTCCTATGCTCGCAGACGCAACAGAAAATGGCGGATGCGCAGCAGTTGTGTCCGTACGGCAAGAAGTGTACCTACGGGCAGAAGTGCAAGTTCCGGCATCACAATCAGACGCCACTGCTGCAGCGCCTCCCGCTGCAGGCCTCCCACAGCGCGCCCCTGCACACGAACGGTGGCCAACAGATGATCAGTCCGGGTGGCAATAATAACAATGTGAAGATCAACTCACTGATTAGCCGGGAACCACTGGGACGCACCAAGTCCAATACCATCGAACAGGTATGTCAGGGCTTCTCCGCACAAATGGATCTTTCGGAGGGTTCCGTGGAATCCAGCCAGCCCAACCGCCACAAGAAGCTGCAGCGCCAACAACCGCCGCCCGCCTACCGCCTGCTGGTGCCCACCTACAGTGCTCCcctccagcaacaacaacaccaggCACAGCCGCAGCATCAACAGTCCAACTCCAGCACCAACTATCCCCACCAGTATCTGACGCGCACGCCATCCGCCCCGGTCACGGATCAGGGTCTGGGTCTGCCACTGCCCGCTCACAACTTCGCCCATCTATCCGCCTCCGATTCGCGCATCAACGAGGAGCTGCACGCCTCGCAGCAGCTTCCGCGGGAGGAGCAGCGCCGATTGCTGCGCTATCACCTGGGCAGCCTGTTCCCGCCGCACCAGGTGCACGCCGTACTGCAGCTCTATCCGGAGGAGACCGACGCCAAGACCATATGCGCGGCTATACTTAATTTATTTCCGCATAATTAG
- the LOC117142727 gene encoding zinc finger protein 271 produces the protein MKTESNEKWVVCRVCLNNPTEGDELLHDIFSETASTRLDQMLHICAGIPVSLDDNFPDKMCSKCVRCLRLCYKFRLTCQRSHQHIMDMLDREASNANAAGEGDLLSSAEDLSVESVLKSWEDYASQLDGGMKVEGEEDQQHEVITYVVEDGDADDTNMFDVHDRTQPVPTEIEEAETYAEYEEYELLTNENSPEIAQEKGSTGTEIATKESSEEEIAEDVLDSDEDYNPTHAKPEKRVQSGRKPVAYHKNSPEVEAFKKKVGRKPRNKMSAYICDVCGNTYPTQARLTEHMKFHSGVKPHECEICGRGFVQNQQLVRHMNTHTGNRPYKCNYCPAAFADRSTKTKHHRIHTKERPYECDVCCRTFTYSDNLKFHKMIHTGEKPHVCDLCGKGFVKAYKLRLHRETHNRRTTWRDEAEASTKKEDVKGETPEFLRE, from the exons ATGAAAACTGAGTCCAACGAGAAGTGGGTGGTGTGCCGCGTTTGCTTGAACAATCCTACCGAGGGCGATGAGCTGCTCCACGACATATTCAGCGAAACGGCCAGCACCCGCCTGGACCAAATGCTGCATATTTGCGCAGGCATTCCA GTCAGCCTAGATGACAACTTCCCGGACAAGATGTGCAGCAAGTGCGTGCGCTGCCTGCGACTCTGCTACAAGTTCCGTCTGACATGCCAGCGATCCCATCAGCACATTATGGACATGTTGGACCGGGAGGCCAGCAATGCTAATGCCGCCGGCGAAGGGGATTTGCTTAGCAGCGCGGAGGACCTTTCGGTGGAGAGCGTGCTGAAGTCATGGGAGGACTACGCCAGTCAGCTGGATGGTGGCATGAAAGTGGAGGGCGAGGAGGATCAGCAACATGAGGTTATCACCTATGTCGTGGAGGATGGTGACGCTGACGATACCAATATGTTCGATGTGCACGATCGCACGCAGCCGGTGCCGACTGAGATCGAGGAGGCTGAAACCTATGCTGAATACGAGGAATACGAACTGCTCACCAACGAAAACTCGCCGGAAATCGCACAGGAAAAGGGATCCACCGGCACAGAGATTGCCACAAAGGAATCGAGCGAAGAAGAAATTGCTGAAGATGTACTCGACTCTGACGAAGACTATAACCCAACTCATGCTAAGCCGGAAAAACGCGTCCAATCGGGCAGGAAGCCAGTTGCATACCACAAGAATAGCCCAGAAGTCGAAGCCTTCAAAAAGAAGGTGGGCAGGAAGCCGCGCAACAAGATGAGCGCATACATCTGCGATGTATGCGGAAATACCTATCCGACTCAGGCGCGTCTAACCGAGCACATGAAATTCCATTCTGGCGTTAAACCACACGAGTGCGA GATCTGCGGAAGAGGCTTTGTGCAGAATCAACAGCTGGTGCGGCACATGAACACGCACACGGGGAACCGACCATACAAGTGCAACTACTGTCCAGCTGCCTTCGCAGATCGATCCACAAAAACCAAACATCATAG AATTCACACCAAGGAGCGTCCTTACGAGTGCGACGTTTGTTGCAGAACGTTTACCTACTCGGACAATCTGAAGTTCCACAAGATGATTCACACGGGGGAGAAGCCGCATGT TTGCGATCTTTGCGGCAAGGGATTTGTGAAGGCCTACAAATTGCGTTTGCATCGGGAAACGCATAATAGACGTACCACCTGGAGAGATGAGGCAGAAGCGAGCACCAAAAAAGAAGATGTCAAGGGGGAAACGCCGGAGTTTCTCAGAGAGTGA
- the LOC117142726 gene encoding phagocyte signaling-impaired protein: MAQQQGMDSALFERRLRPVYDNLEVGNNRKALQESEKLLRKHPNLLCARALKGLSLLRLGRYDESHGCLLTVAEEKPTDDSTLQVLSFCYREMEQLDKIVELYQHAVKQNPGNEELLAHLFISHVRVEDYKAQQAVALQLYKAQPKNAYYFWSVISVVFQGIRGPESALPEKRKIYLGLAQRMVDKHIKEGKMETEQEAFLYLHILKLQNKYQEAWEFLTGELCAKLYPGAPVSMKFELLKELGNWRELNELLQQLLDADRDRWDFYKEYIQSSFELLKLTPQGVENGDKDSLARCQEFLQRIIDSSERQRRGPYLARLELHQRMRAEQLPAEKLIGDFDEMVIEYFRLFGDKSCCTHDIALFLPSISMNQRQALASKLLLESGVTSTSLPKNKEQLQKHLCALQISRMCGSHMDLPADHLLAFYTALKLHYEHGRSTFGKKLLATEMGPSDAYALLAANVMYDLSRRENKSDHLFEALCLLQYVLRNSTSNFHVKLLSLKIYHLFGCQVGAQEMYEYLDIKQIQLDSMGYVHCQLLPLGGRFSGNRNVYDATLKFFTNSYKERLEYIALTYRFCTFSKMEEFMNFKERLTNSLQYVACSVEAQICDLVSCYGNITQNLSAYVAMSIEPAEDRIAWHELSDNRDLGAIIRWDPLHEVDAAEERRQSFDQEVEVLQIRSLMLRLFASFIDLYHGAGLKDSAAGAETTTLELLRESWTGLFQRLRLMNYKSLAQKFLVNLLPTRLHLLLDMPYERFFDDLAQLVLDLQSGSAKLAEQCKRMGDNVIATMELCVQTINESNESNGMDGLWKRRGQQQRVAASLEMLSLYAFLLSVLNDKLQVSSKTKTKKKPVENKVDGPQPISEKERSQMLQELMRQLKHKLEACDTAIRSWKAPVLPRDLSSFMSDMSLKPEVEATLIGDVSATFKDSHELMVTELRNLLKDKIRMVAK, encoded by the exons ATGGCACAGCAGCAGGGCATGGACTCGGCCCTGTTCGAGCGGCGACTGCGGCCGGTCTACG ACAACCTGGAGGTGGGCAACAATCGCAAGGCTCTGCAGGAATCCGAGAAGTTGCTACGCAAACATCCCAACCTGCTCTGCGCCCGGGCATTGAAAGGCCTCTCGCTCCTGCGACTGGGACGCTATGACGAAAGCCACGGATGCCTCCTGACCGTTGCCGAGGAGAAGCCCACGGACGACTCCACGCTGCAGGTGCTGTCCTTCTGCTACCGCGAAATGGAACAAC TGGACAAAATTGTGGAGCTGTACCAGCACGCTGTGAAGCAGAATCCGGGCAACGAGGAGCTGCTCGCCCACCTCTTCATCTCGCATGTGAGAGTGGAGGACTACAAGGCGCAGCAGGCGGTGGCCTTGCAGCTGTACAAGGCGCAGCCGAAAAATGCATACTACTTTTGGTCGGTGATCAGCGTAGTCTTCCAGGGAATCCGTGGACCGGAGTCGGCGCTGCCCGAGAAGCGGAAAATCTACTTGGGACTGGCGCAACGCATGGTCGACAAGCACATTAAGGAGGGCAAAATGGAGACGGAACAGGAGGCCTTCCTCTATCTGCACATACTTAAGCTACAAAACAAGTACCAGGAGGCGTGGGAATTCCTTACTGGTGAGCTGTGCGCGAAGCTGTACCCCGGTGCTCCAGTCAGCATGAAGTTCGAGCTGCTCAAGGAGCTGGGAAACTGGCGGGAGTTGAAtgagctgctgcagcagctgctggaCGCAGA TCGTGATCGTTGGGACTTCTACAAGGAGTACATCCAAAGCTCGTTCGAGCTGCTAAAACTTACGCCGCAGGGCGTGGAGAACGGGGATAAGGACTCTCTGGCCAGGTGTCAGGAGTTCCTTCAGCGCATCATTGACTCCTCGGAGCGCCAGAGAAGGGGACCCTATCTGGCACGGTTGGAGCTACACCAGCGCATGCGAGCGGAGCAATTGCCGGCGGAAAAACTAATCGGCGACTTTGACGAGATGGTCATTGAGTACTTCCGTCTGTTCGGTGACAAATCGTGCTGCACTCACGATATCGCCTTGTTCTTGCCTTCGATCAGCATGAACCAGAGGCAAGCGCTGGCCAGCAAGTTGTTGTTGGAGAGCGGAGTAACCTCTACGTCGCTTCCGAAAAAT AAAGAGCAGTTGCAGAAACATCTTTGCGCTCTGCAAATCTCTCGAATGTGCGGCTCCCACATGGATCTGCCTGCGGACCACCTGCTTGCCTTCTACACGGCGCTCAAGCTGCACTACGAGCATGGCAGGAGTACTTTCGGTAAGAAGTTGCTGGCCACGGAAATGGGACCATCGGATGCATACGCCCTGCTGGCGGCGAATGTAATGTACGATCTGAGTAGGCGGGAAAATAAGTCGGATCACCTGTTCGAGGCGCTGTGCCTTCTGCAGTATGTTCTGCGAAACAGTACGAGTAACTTCCACGTGAAACTGCTGAGTCTAAAGATCTACCATCTGTTTGGCTGCCAAGTGGGCGCACAGGAGATGTACGAGTATCTGGACATTAAGCAGATTCAGCTGGACTCCATGGGCTATGTGCACTGCCAACTGTTGCCTCTTGGAGGTCGCTTCTCGGGCAATCGAAACGTGTACGATGCCACCCTAAAGTTTTTTACGAACAGCTATAAGGAAAGGCTGGAATACATTGCGTTAACATATCGCTTTTGCACGTTTTCAAAGATGGAGGAGTTCATGAACTTCAAGGAGCGGTTAACCAATAGCTTGCAGTACGTGGCCTGCTCGGTGGAGGCGCAGATCTGTGACTTGGTCAGTTGCTATGGCAATATCACGCAGAATCTATCCGCATATGTAGCGATGAGTATTGAGCCGGCGGAGGACCGGATCGCTTGGCATGAGTTGAGCGACAATCGCGACTTAGGGGCCATTATCCGATGGGATCCTCTACATGAGGTAGACGCTGCGGAGGAGCGCAGGCAGTCATTCGACCAGGAAGTCGAGGTGCTACAAATACGCTCGCTGATGCTCCGACTCTTTGCCTCCTTCATCGACTTGTACCACGGCGCGGGCTTAAAGGATTCGGCAGCGGGAGCGGAGACGACCACCTTGGAGCTCCTGCGGGAGTCCTGGACGGGATTATTCCAGAGATTGCGCTTGATGAACTACAAGTCGTTGGCTCAAAAATTTCTAGTCAATCTGCTGCCCACACGCCTTCACCTGCTGCTCGACATGCCATACGAACGTTTCTTTGACGACCTTGCCCAGTTGGTCCTCGACTTGCAGAGCGGGTCGGCAAAGCTGGCCGAGCAGTGCAAGCGGATGGGTGACAACGTTATTGCGACTATGGAGCTGTGCGTGCAGACCATCAACGAGAGCAACGAAAGCAACGGCATGGACGGTCTGTGGAAGCGGCGAGGTCAGCAGCAGAGAGTGGCAGCCAGTTTAGAG ATGCTATCGCTGTACGCCTTCCTGCTGTCCGTGTTGAACGACAAGCTGCAGGTCAGCTCAAAGACCAAGACCAAGAAGAAGCCGGTGGAAAACAAGGTGGATGGACCGCAGCCGATCAGCGAGAAGGAGCGCAGCCAGATGTTGCAGGAGCTGATGCGACAGCTGAAGCACAAGCTTGAGGCCTGCGACACGGCTATAC GCTCCTGGAAGGCGCCCGTGCTGCCACGCGACCTCAGCTCCTTCATGTCTGACATGTCGCTCAAGCCGGAGGTGGAAGCCACGCTCATCGGCGATGTTTCGGCTACCTTCAAGGACTCCCACGAGCTGATGGTCACCGAACTGCGCAATCTGCTCAAGGACAAGATACGCATGGTGGCCAAGTAG
- the LOC117143955 gene encoding zinc finger and SCAN domain-containing protein 31, whose product MRDSAAHASPAAATTQKWIVCRVCLQQPKEPMASIFNDDSEKDLTHMIRECGGVPIKQFDHYPDKICEKCFKVLKMAFKFRETCQRSYGHLRQFVGPVEVEQRTPEKKGAEPATKLEPDADPDDAEQEPEHDEEDEDVDLDESNYAEAEDAETQGGGVFHDEMEDGILVELEKDRIVHVKSEQVEEDGIIEEVYDVYETYEGDLIPDQGYDHEMADQALSELSAEIEYLDQVEHDQLTESAHEDDADVDLNSTEEEFVPSKSVRASINARIATKRRVNPRRSATSTASVAMESGTSKTADRGNPLKIRRGNSDSVGSKMGVKSEKDISIGEVLARKHAGIKTKGGHKILVGDKKEFKYICDVCGNMYPSQSRLTEHIKVHSGVKPHECEICGHCFAQAQQLARHMNTHTGNRPYKCSYCPAAFADLSTRNKHHRIHTNERPYECDVCHKTFTYTNTLKFHKMIHTGEKPHVCDVCGKGFPQAYKLRNHRVIHERRGQSARESVPGLLPYDTANIVGLDM is encoded by the exons ATGAGAGACTCGGCGGCACATGCGAGTCCGGCGGCGGCGACAACGCAGAAGTGGATCGTTTGCCGGGTTTGCCTGCAGCAGCCCAAGGAGCCCATGGCCAGCATTTTCAACGACGATTCGGAAAAGGATCTGACCCACATGATACGCGAGTGCGGCGGAGTGCCC ATCAAACAGTTCGATCACTATCCGGATAAGATATGCGAGAAGTGCTTCAAGGTGCTGAAAATGGCATTTAAGTTCCGAGAGACCTGCCAAAGATCGTACGGCCATCTGCGGCAGTTCGTTGGACCCGTGGAGGTGGAGCAGCGAACACCGGAGAAGAAGGGCGCGGAGCCAGCCACCAAGCTGGAGCCGGATGCCGATCCCGATGATGCGGAGCAGGAGCCAGAGCATGACGAGGAAGACGAGGATGTGGACCTGGACGAGAGCAACTATGCAGAGGCGGAGGATGCCGAAACGCAGGGTGGTGGTGTCTTCCACGACGAGATGGAGGATGGCATCCTTGTGGAGCTAGAAAAGGATCGCATTGTGCATGTGAAGAGCGAGCAGGTAGAGGAGGACGGCATAATTGAGGAGGTTTATGACGTGTACGAGACGTACGAGGGCGACCTCATCCCAGATCAAGGCTATGACCATGAGATGGCCGATCAAGCCCTGTCCGAGTTATCTGCCGAAATCGAATACCTGGATCAGGTCGAGCATGATCAGTTGACCGAAAGTGCCCACGAGGATGATGCGGATGTCGATCTGAACTCAACCGAAGAGGAGTTCGTTCCCTCAAAAAGCGTTCGCGCGTCCATCAATGCGCGGATCGCCACCAAGCGGAGAGTGAATCCCCGCAGGTCAGCTACATCGACGGCCTCGGTGGCTATGGAATCGGGTACCTCAAAAACAGCTGACCGCGGAAATCCACTTAAGATACGGCGGGGTAACAGTGATTCGGTTGGCAGCAAAATGGGCGTCAAATCCGAAAAGGACATCTCGATTGGCGAGGTGCTGGCGCGCAAGCATGCCGGCATCAAGACCAAGGGCGGCCACAAGATCCTTGTTGGCGACAAGAAGGAGTTCAAGTACATCTGCGATGTCTGCGGCAACATGTATCCCTCCCAGAGTCGCCTTACCGAGCACATCAAGGTCCACTCCGGCGTGAAGCCCCACGAGTGCGA GATCTGTGGTCATTGCTTCGCCCAGGCTCAGCAGCTGGCACGGCACATGAACACCCACACAGGAAATCGGCCGTACAAATGCAGCTATTGCCCAGCAGCCTTCGCCGACTTGTCCACACGAAACAAGCACCACAG AATCCACACCAACGAGCGACCCTACGAGTGCGACGTTTGCCACAAGACATTTACTTACACCAACACCTTGAAGTTCCACAAAATGATTCATACGGGAGAGAAGCCACACGT CTGCGATGTGTGCGGCAAGGGATTCCCCCAGGCGTACAAACTGCGTAATCACCGGGTCATCCACGAGAGGCGCGGCCAGTCCGCACGGGAATCCGTGCCCGGGCTGCTGCCCTACGACACGGCCAACATCGTTGGCCTGGATATGTAA
- the LOC117142729 gene encoding zinc finger protein 184, with the protein MHTNVDNRDLKCRICLVQPKDESLMPTEPDFPDQIKRCTGVELSESPNWPNRICTSCALLLRAALKLRSLCQQTEKELKEQKLQEINIEIVNDEQETTKKKSESRDLSKNEASGSDSELEYEYLESYDVTLESSEDVTCSADELVSIEPTISAPEESVCSLSPKPVTFEDEDSGQAASFSCSICNNVYSERVKLTNHMKVHSAEKPHECEICHKRFRQTPQLARHMNTHTGNRPYKCDYCDSRFADPSTRIKHQRIHTNERPYKCEFCSRSFGYSNVLRVHLKTHTGERPFSCQFCQKSFSQLHHKNTHEKSHKRTKGMKTCQ; encoded by the exons ATGCATACCAACGTGGATAACAGGGACCTAAAGTGTCGCATCTGCTTGGTGCAGCCTAAGGATGAGTCTCTCATGCCCACGGAGCCAGATTTTCCAGATCAAATCAAACGCTGCACTGGAGTTGAA TTGAGCGAGAGTCCCAACTGGCCCAATCGCATCTGCACCAGCTGCGCCCTGCTGCTCAGAGCGGCCCTCAAACTCAGATCCCTTTGCCAGCAGACGGAGAAGGAGCTGAAGGAGCAGAAGCTGCAGGAGATTAACATAGAGATTGTTAACGATGAGCAGGAGACGACCAAGAAGAAAAGTGAATCAAGAGACCTGTCCAAAAATGAGGCTTCCGGTAGCGACAGCGAGTTGGAGTACGAGTACCTAGAGTCATACGATGTAACGCTGGAGAGCAGCGAGGATGTGACCTGTAGTGCCGATGAATTGGTCAGCATAGAGCCTACCATCTCCGCTCCAGAGGAATCTGTCTGTTCCCTCAGTCCCAAACCGGTGACTTTTGAGGACGAGGACTCCGGACAGGCTGCTTCCTTTAGCTGCAGCATATGCAACAATGTCTACTCAGAGCGCGTAAAGTTGACCAACCACATGAAAGTCCACAGTGCGGAGAAACCACACGAATGCGA AATCTGCCACAAACGTTTCCGCCAGACTCCGCAGCTGGCGAGGCACATGAACACGCACACCGGTAATCGCCCCTACAAATGTGACTACTGCGACTCCAGGTTCGCCGATCCCTCCACTCGTATTAAGCATCAGAG gATCCACACCAACGAACGACCGTACAAATGCGAGTTCTGCAGCAGGTCCTTCGGCTACTCCAACGTCCTCCGGGTTCATCTGAAAACCCATACGGGTGAACGACCATTTAGCTGCCAGTTCTGCCAGAAGTCCTTCTCCCAGCTGCACCACAAAAACACCCACGAAAAGTCACACAAAAGGACGAAAGGGATGAAAACATGTCAGTGA
- the LOC117142728 gene encoding zinc finger and SCAN domain-containing protein 21 isoform X2 has translation MEIRLNMMTLCRTCLQDGEAHMVSIFQTADDRLSGGVSLCDKIESLSGIQIRATEKEVLPTRICLRCKAFLTLAHKFRQICQRSNEFLREYVVKDAVEQVVVKEVVQRVGPSTPPRIETEQLESPEDEVLEEGVWSTDDPIEETPPEPAEKERPTVLTVQMLPAPYPASVPEPAPAPAGTAKLHVCEICGNGYPRKSTLDTHMRRHNDERPYECE, from the exons ATGGAGATACGATTGAACATGATGACCCTGTGTAGGACTTGCCTGCAGGATGGCGAAGCCCACATGGTGTCCATTTTCCAGACGGCGGACGATAGGCTGTCCGGTGGCGTATCCCTTTGCGACAAAATCGAAAGTTTGAGTGGAATTCAG ATAAGGGCAACGGAGAAGGAAGTGCTGCCCACCAGAATCTGCCTCAGATGCAAGGCATTTCTAACGCTGGCCCACAAATTCCGACAGATTTGCCAGCGCTCCAATGAATTTCTCAGAGAATACGTGGTAAAGGATGCAGTCGAGCAAGTGGTGGTCAAGGAGGTGGTGCAACGAGTGGGTCCTTCAACTCCGCCACGAATCGAGACTGAGCAGCTTGAATCACCAGAGGATGAGGTACTTGAAGAGGGAGTTTGGTCTACGGATGATCCCATTGAGGAAACGCCACCCGAACCGGCGGAAAAGGAAAGGCCCACAGTTCTAACGGTGCAAATGCTTCCTGCTCCCTATCCTGCTTCTGTCCCTGaacctgctcctgctcctgccggCACTGCTAAATTACATGTGTGCGAGATCTGCGGCAATGGATATCCCAGGAAGAGCACGCTGGACACCCACATGCGAAGACACAACGATGAGCGGCCTTACGAGTGCGAGTAG